Part of the Aureitalea marina genome, TCCGTAATTACCCTTATCAGCCAGATAACTGGACTCCAGCGATGGTGTTGCCGAACCCATTACCACCCTGGCTCCATGGTGTTGGGCCAAAACTAAGGCAGAGTCTCTGCCATGATATCGCGGTGCCGGATTGTGTTGCTTAAAAGATGGCTCGTGTTCTTCATCTATAACCACCAATCCTAGGTTCTGAAATGGCAAGAAGATGGCTGATCTCGCACCAATTATAAGACGGGCCTTTTGTTTCTTCGCCGCCACGTTATGCCAAACCTCTGCCCTTTCCTGCAGATTGTATCTGGAATGATAGACACCGAGAAATTCACCAAAAAAGGCTTGCAGGCGCTGGATCAATTGAGTGGTCAAGGCGATCTCTGGCACCAGGTAGAGCACTTGATTTCCCGCCTCCAACTGCCTGGCGATCAGATGAATATACAAGGCTGTTTTTCCACTACCCGTTACACCGTGCAATAGAACCGGTAATTCTTGCCCGTGATAATCCTCAATCTCCTCCAGAGCAGTCAACTGATGAGACGAAAGCTGAGGCAGGTTGGCGACTGAGCCCGGATAAAAATCCAATCGGTCCATCTGTTTTACATATTGCTCCATCAAGCCTTTGTCCAAGAGTGCTTTGATCACCCCCGGGCTGACTTCGCTGGCTTTCTGCAAATCCACCTGGCTGATGTCTTCTGTATTTGGATCTGCCGTTAGCAGATACATCTTCATCAGTGCAAGGCGCTGCGCATGTGCCCGGCTCATTTGCTCCAGTACCTCATTTAAAGCTGATTCCTGATGTAGATCCGCCCGTAGACGTATAAAGGTCTTTAAGCGAGGTTTGTAACGTTCCTGCACCTCTTCATGAATCAAAATACAGTCCTTCTCCAACAGCCCTTGCAGGACCTTGACCACAGAATGCCGATCCAGGATGGAGCGTATATCGTTTATATGAAGGGTTTGTTGATGGCCTAGAGCCTCAACCACCTGGAACTCGTCGTCATCCAGAATTGATTCGTCAATCAGCTCAGTTTCTTTTAAGCGCACCATGGTCTCACTTTCCAAAAGAAATAAGGACGGCAATGCTGCCCGCACCACCTCACCCAGCGTACACAGATAATAAGAGGCCATCCACTGCCAGTGTTTCAACTGATGTGAGTTGATCAGGGGTGCTTCATCAAGGATGTGATCAATAGATTTGGTTGGATAGCCAGGTTCTTGTGCAGTAGCGGACCTGAAGACTATAGCCGTATATACCTTGGACCGGCCAAACGGAACAGCCACTCGCATCCCGGGCTTCAGGAAGAGGGCCTCGTCCTTATTGACCGAATAAGTGAAGGCCTGACGGATCGGGATAGGAAGGATGACGTCAATGTAGTACACTGTGCTAAATTAAAAAAGGCTGTCTGAGAAACAGACAGCCCTTGATGTAGTTTATAAACAAAATTACTTGACCCGATGCCAGTATTGCGTTCGTCCTAATGCGGAGAATCCAATATAACCCCTG contains:
- the priA gene encoding replication restart helicase PriA; this encodes MYYIDVILPIPIRQAFTYSVNKDEALFLKPGMRVAVPFGRSKVYTAIVFRSATAQEPGYPTKSIDHILDEAPLINSHQLKHWQWMASYYLCTLGEVVRAALPSLFLLESETMVRLKETELIDESILDDDEFQVVEALGHQQTLHINDIRSILDRHSVVKVLQGLLEKDCILIHEEVQERYKPRLKTFIRLRADLHQESALNEVLEQMSRAHAQRLALMKMYLLTADPNTEDISQVDLQKASEVSPGVIKALLDKGLMEQYVKQMDRLDFYPGSVANLPQLSSHQLTALEEIEDYHGQELPVLLHGVTGSGKTALYIHLIARQLEAGNQVLYLVPEIALTTQLIQRLQAFFGEFLGVYHSRYNLQERAEVWHNVAAKKQKARLIIGARSAIFLPFQNLGLVVIDEEHEPSFKQHNPAPRYHGRDSALVLAQHHGARVVMGSATPSLESSYLADKGNYGLVKMPYRYNKMLMPQMELIDIREGYRKKRMTGHFSERLIEQMSESLESGSQVILFQNRRGYSPVLSCSTCGVVSECPNCDVSLSYHEYQQQLRCHYCGYSMPVPVECPACGSATLDAKGLGTQQVEAEVKELFPDYRVARMDQDTTRGKKAHSRLINQFEDREIDILVGTQMLAKGLDFAGVKLVGVMNADNLLSFPDFRAHERCFQLLVQVGGRSGRQSEQGLVLIQAFNPYHTILQQVTQYDYPAMYSQETEERRQFKYPPFYRVIRLTFKDRNRQKMQQASRWFATLLRHALQVEILGPEVPVIGRIRNQYLTHILIKFDRDLSAYAIKETIYRAENRFKGLKEFSTVRIVMDVDPY